In one Methanothrix sp. genomic region, the following are encoded:
- a CDS encoding TIGR00296 family protein, producing the protein MLTLEEGRRAVRLAREALTAYVKRKEIINPYLHGVFDERRGVFVTLEKNGELRGCIGYPRAVLPLGRAIVDSAINAGTRDPRFPRVRPEELDDITIEVTVLTEPQVIDGDKKTLPERVQIGRHGLIVTRGMCSGLLLPQVATEYGFDSVDFLCQTCLKAGLPVDAWLDDDTVVECFEAQIFSETTPNGDVIEKRLPACDTQ; encoded by the coding sequence ATGCTCACACTGGAGGAAGGAAGGAGGGCGGTCAGGCTGGCCAGGGAGGCGCTGACGGCTTACGTCAAAAGGAAGGAGATCATAAATCCGTATCTGCATGGAGTCTTCGATGAGAGGCGGGGCGTTTTCGTGACCCTTGAGAAGAACGGAGAGCTGCGTGGGTGCATAGGCTATCCCAGGGCAGTCCTCCCGCTTGGAAGGGCGATTGTGGATTCCGCGATAAACGCCGGCACGAGAGATCCAAGGTTTCCCAGGGTACGCCCGGAGGAGCTCGATGACATAACGATAGAGGTGACGGTGCTCACGGAGCCCCAGGTGATCGATGGCGATAAAAAAACGCTGCCTGAGCGGGTCCAGATCGGGAGGCACGGGCTGATCGTCACCAGGGGCATGTGCTCCGGACTGCTCCTGCCCCAGGTCGCGACAGAGTACGGCTTCGATTCGGTGGACTTTTTGTGCCAGACATGCCTGAAGGCCGGGCTTCCGGTTGACGCATGGCTCGATGATGATACTGTCGTGGAGTGCTTCGAGGCCCAGATATTCTCAGAGACCACCCCGAATGGCGATGTGATCGAGAAGAGGCTGCCCGCATGCGATACACAATGA
- a CDS encoding serine--tRNA ligase produces the protein MRFHLEASLRLSGDAARAEGDLAEFFEKQAADLLKKGAPEGMGARVAFWRIAEDRLEITIESDRYVRAHDALLRLRKPLADLLGRKHRLGIRGIDVSRFEIEIESDRPITHRIPYVKESRYEDGRLTLLLGVEDPKRGWTWMLENRIPDRIVNLLEEKLQSYGGKAEHWELLWESPPREIKFSGDPTQEMLKRGWIKHGSARGQWIHGPQSTHLFRTFERIVLEEILVPLGYREMIFPKLDTWDVWKRSGHAQGVYPEIYYVCPPKSRDPAFWEEVIDYYKVTHEIPLDLIKEKIDYPIGGMCYAQCPTFWVFLQGATLPNDELPIRVFDRSGTSHRYESGGIHGIERVDEFHRIEIVWLGTKQQVLEEAERLKERYRHIFEEILELRWRMAWVTPWFMAQEGRTGLAEMEGAGTIDYEALLPYSGNWIEFQNLSVNGEKYPKGFSVKSQSGESLWSGCSGVGLERWTSVFLGQKGLDPENWPEEFRKRFGEMPRGFRFL, from the coding sequence ATGAGATTTCACTTGGAGGCGAGCCTGAGGCTCAGCGGCGATGCCGCAAGGGCCGAGGGCGATCTCGCTGAGTTCTTCGAGAAACAGGCTGCGGACCTCCTGAAGAAGGGCGCGCCTGAGGGCATGGGCGCTAGGGTTGCTTTCTGGAGGATCGCGGAGGACCGTCTGGAGATAACGATAGAGAGCGACAGGTATGTGAGGGCGCATGATGCCCTTCTGAGGCTCAGAAAACCGCTGGCAGATCTGCTCGGCAGAAAGCACAGGCTGGGGATAAGGGGTATAGATGTCAGCAGGTTCGAGATAGAGATCGAGTCAGATCGCCCGATAACCCACAGGATCCCCTATGTGAAGGAGTCGAGATACGAGGATGGGCGCCTCACGCTCCTTCTGGGCGTCGAGGATCCTAAGCGCGGATGGACCTGGATGCTCGAGAACCGCATCCCTGACAGGATCGTCAATCTGCTCGAGGAGAAGCTCCAGAGCTACGGCGGAAAGGCCGAGCACTGGGAGCTGCTCTGGGAGAGCCCGCCGAGGGAGATCAAATTCAGTGGCGATCCCACGCAGGAGATGTTAAAACGGGGATGGATAAAGCACGGATCCGCGAGGGGCCAGTGGATACACGGCCCGCAGTCGACGCATCTCTTCAGGACCTTCGAGAGGATCGTTCTCGAGGAGATTCTTGTGCCTCTCGGATACAGGGAGATGATATTCCCCAAGCTCGACACATGGGATGTGTGGAAGAGGAGCGGGCATGCCCAGGGGGTATACCCTGAGATCTACTACGTGTGCCCTCCGAAGAGCAGGGACCCGGCGTTCTGGGAGGAGGTCATCGATTACTACAAGGTTACTCATGAGATTCCGCTCGATCTGATAAAGGAGAAGATCGACTACCCGATCGGCGGGATGTGCTATGCTCAGTGCCCCACATTCTGGGTCTTCCTCCAGGGGGCCACGCTCCCGAACGATGAGCTGCCCATAAGGGTGTTCGACAGGTCCGGAACGAGCCACAGATACGAGTCCGGAGGCATCCATGGCATAGAGCGCGTCGACGAGTTCCACAGGATCGAGATCGTATGGCTGGGCACGAAGCAGCAGGTCCTGGAGGAGGCGGAGCGGCTCAAGGAGAGGTACAGGCACATCTTCGAGGAGATACTGGAGCTGCGCTGGCGCATGGCCTGGGTCACTCCATGGTTCATGGCGCAGGAGGGCAGGACAGGCCTAGCCGAGATGGAGGGGGCCGGCACAATAGACTACGAGGCGCTGCTCCCGTACAGCGGCAACTGGATCGAGTTCCAGAACCTCTCTGTGAACGGGGAGAAGTACCCGAAGGGGTTCTCTGTGAAGTCGCAGAGCGGAGAGAGCCTGTGGAGCGGGTGCAGTGGAGTTGGTCTTGAGAGGTGGACGAGCGTCTTCCTCGGACAGAAGGGTCTGGATCCGGAGAACTGGCCAGAGGAGTTCCGGAAGAGGTTCGGTGAGATGCCAAGGGGATTCAGGTTCCTCTGA
- a CDS encoding KEOPS complex subunit Pcc1 — translation MISVRLIFSGSDAREISEALEPDNLPSMKVSLHDDEMTIELSAERIGTVLSTVDDLLMNIKVAEEAIGSSEV, via the coding sequence ATGATATCTGTAAGGCTCATCTTCTCAGGCAGCGATGCACGCGAGATATCAGAGGCACTGGAGCCGGACAACCTGCCCAGCATGAAGGTCTCCCTGCATGATGACGAGATGACCATAGAGCTCAGCGCTGAGAGGATCGGCACGGTGCTGTCCACGGTCGATGATCTGCTTATGAACATCAAGGTGGCTGAGGAGGCAATTGGCTCCTCGGAGGTTTGA
- a CDS encoding DHH family phosphoesterase, which yields MKAFEKAAESVARAVLQCDRVVVVSHDDADGISSAGLICNALARSGIPFQARLTQRLSADIVEDLEPPIVFCDMGSGQPDVVSGIKGEVFVLDHHRPVGSLDCVSLNPHNFGIDGAFEMSASGVVYSVVRKMGDNRDLAGLALVGAIGDRQAMIGANRLILEEGLAAGAVEVRPGLKMAEDGEISKVFERSIEPLLDFTGDPERVRAFLREVGVDGKVEDLRGESLTRLSTALVLKLLMQGSFAADSVIGEAIRLKREVVENAFELVLLLNACGRLERPGVGLTLCLRDSSALPEARRIAEDYRKEILAGIDLLRRNNKEMENIRYLIAENLHGGGVIAGLGIRYLYTDKPLVVLNNRDGTVRVSARGNRPLIRRGLDLSVALRQAAESVGGKGGGHSIASGASIPPGTEEQFLLKLNEIIGGQLKR from the coding sequence ATGAAGGCGTTCGAGAAAGCCGCAGAGTCCGTAGCTAGGGCAGTTCTCCAGTGCGACAGGGTCGTCGTGGTCTCACATGATGACGCTGATGGCATATCATCTGCAGGCCTGATCTGCAACGCTCTCGCTCGCTCCGGGATTCCGTTCCAGGCCAGGCTGACGCAGCGTCTGAGTGCGGATATTGTTGAGGACCTTGAGCCGCCGATAGTGTTCTGCGACATGGGCAGCGGCCAGCCTGATGTGGTATCGGGAATAAAGGGCGAGGTCTTTGTGCTCGACCATCACAGGCCTGTCGGCTCTCTCGACTGCGTTTCCCTCAACCCCCACAACTTCGGCATCGACGGGGCATTTGAGATGAGCGCGTCAGGTGTCGTTTACTCTGTCGTGAGAAAGATGGGGGATAACAGGGACCTCGCAGGGCTTGCGCTTGTGGGCGCGATAGGCGACAGGCAGGCGATGATCGGCGCGAACAGGCTCATACTGGAGGAGGGGCTGGCCGCGGGAGCTGTCGAGGTGCGCCCGGGGCTCAAGATGGCAGAGGATGGCGAGATCTCGAAGGTCTTCGAGCGCTCCATCGAGCCGCTGCTCGACTTCACAGGAGATCCAGAAAGAGTGAGGGCGTTCCTGAGAGAGGTCGGCGTTGATGGGAAGGTGGAGGATCTCAGAGGCGAATCGCTCACGAGGCTATCAACCGCGCTGGTTCTCAAGCTTCTCATGCAGGGGAGCTTTGCTGCGGATTCTGTGATTGGAGAGGCGATACGGCTGAAGAGAGAGGTGGTCGAGAACGCCTTCGAGCTCGTTCTCCTCCTGAACGCGTGCGGCCGGCTTGAGAGGCCTGGAGTCGGCCTGACGCTCTGTCTGCGGGACAGTTCTGCGCTCCCTGAGGCGAGAAGGATCGCAGAGGATTACAGAAAGGAGATCCTCGCGGGCATCGATCTGCTCCGCAGGAACAATAAGGAGATGGAGAACATAAGGTACCTGATAGCAGAGAACCTCCACGGCGGCGGGGTCATAGCGGGTCTCGGCATAAGGTATCTGTACACCGACAAACCGCTCGTAGTTCTGAACAACAGAGATGGCACCGTCAGGGTCTCCGCCAGGGGCAACAGGCCCCTTATAAGAAGGGGGCTGGACCTGTCGGTGGCGCTGAGACAGGCCGCGGAGAGCGTTGGCGGAAAGGGCGGAGGGCACAGCATAGCAAGCGGCGCCTCGATACCGCCCGGCACCGAAGAGCAGTTTCTCCTGAAGCTGAACGAGATCATCGGTGGCCAGCTGAAGCGATGA
- a CDS encoding 30S ribosomal protein S15, with product MARMHSRKKGSSRSRPPLVDKLPEWCDVSKEELEKTIMTLHERGMSTAMIGLTLRDQYGVPNVKMILGKSLSSFLRERNALPEIPEDLSNLMRKALGLRRHLLRALPRGAVSDTSGGRLPKTKDIHNKRALQLVESKIRRLVKYYKRVGRLPATWDYRPEAAEIQISSKQ from the coding sequence ATGGCCAGAATGCATAGTCGTAAGAAGGGTTCATCGAGATCGAGACCACCGCTGGTGGACAAGCTGCCTGAGTGGTGTGATGTGAGCAAGGAGGAGCTCGAGAAGACCATAATGACCCTCCATGAGAGGGGGATGTCGACTGCGATGATCGGGCTCACGCTCAGGGATCAGTATGGCGTGCCGAATGTCAAGATGATCCTCGGAAAGAGCCTGAGCAGCTTCCTCAGGGAGAGGAACGCGCTGCCGGAGATACCTGAGGATCTGAGCAACCTGATGAGAAAGGCGCTTGGACTGAGGCGGCACCTCCTCAGAGCTCTACCGAGGGGTGCTGTGAGCGACACGAGCGGGGGCAGGCTTCCAAAGACAAAGGACATACACAACAAGAGGGCCCTCCAGCTCGTTGAGAGCAAGATCCGCAGGCTCGTGAAGTACTACAAGCGGGTCGGCAGGCTGCCGGCCACATGGGATTACAGGCCTGAGGCCGCGGAGATTCAGATATCATCAAAGCAGTGA
- a CDS encoding DUF357 domain-containing protein, protein MTGDLASELRGETEKWLARADERLSRCRGDERFLINIKAYISDARYFLERGDLIRAFEAVIWAWAWLEIGEELGMIKG, encoded by the coding sequence TTGACCGGAGATCTTGCATCTGAACTCAGAGGCGAGACCGAGAAGTGGCTCGCGAGGGCCGATGAGAGGCTCTCGAGATGCAGAGGCGACGAGAGATTTCTGATAAACATAAAGGCCTACATCAGCGACGCGAGGTACTTTCTTGAAAGAGGGGATCTCATCCGGGCATTCGAGGCGGTCATCTGGGCCTGGGCGTGGCTCGAGATCGGCGAGGAGCTGGGAATGATAAAAGGCTGA
- the hpt gene encoding hypoxanthine/guanine phosphoribosyltransferase, which translates to MLEILKRSLYDAPVFKRGDYNYFIHPITDGVPETRPELIREVVCHIIRIADLDVDKIVTVEAMGIPIGGALSLVTDIPLVIIRKKMYGLPGEIEVSQVTGYSKSKIYLNGIKKGDRVIFVDDVVSTGGTALAVMKALEAAGAVIRDAVVVIERGDGAERVRSAGYPLKTMVRVDVDERRVFRVEEVSFRS; encoded by the coding sequence TTGCTCGAGATACTGAAGAGGTCGCTCTACGATGCGCCCGTGTTCAAGAGAGGGGATTACAACTACTTCATCCATCCTATAACAGATGGGGTTCCGGAGACGAGACCTGAGCTGATAAGAGAGGTCGTCTGTCACATAATCAGGATCGCAGATCTGGATGTCGACAAGATAGTCACCGTTGAGGCGATGGGAATCCCAATTGGCGGAGCGCTCTCACTTGTGACAGACATACCGCTCGTGATAATCCGCAAGAAGATGTACGGACTGCCCGGGGAGATAGAGGTCAGCCAGGTCACAGGCTACTCCAAATCGAAGATATATCTCAACGGAATAAAAAAAGGAGATCGCGTGATATTCGTGGATGACGTTGTGAGCACCGGAGGCACAGCCCTCGCGGTTATGAAGGCCCTGGAGGCTGCAGGCGCTGTGATCAGGGATGCTGTTGTTGTGATCGAGAGGGGCGATGGTGCTGAGCGTGTGAGATCTGCCGGTTACCCGCTCAAGACCATGGTGAGGGTTGATGTGGATGAGAGGCGTGTATTCAGGGTGGAGGAGGTCTCGTTCAGGTCTTGA
- a CDS encoding response regulator, translating into MDNLRRVLLVEDNDAHAVLIQRIFEENGSAWSVSRVSTLAEALRFLDENRELPPDIVIADYRLPDGTGLDLTKGAGSPEDVGFPLIILTGVGSEKLAVQTMKSGAMDYVVKSSDDLRQLPSTASRILKEWKTLMERRRTEMEIAKCVSDLEADKLNLDEFMDKISQDLEEAISTIKETNARIKNRLGNSIDDETLNDLYRIESAADRAGMLTDKLFEYLLPLYFDSSLVRLYMQNLEELKSKKDSGP; encoded by the coding sequence ATGGATAATCTCCGGCGGGTTCTTCTTGTTGAGGATAACGATGCCCATGCTGTGCTCATCCAGAGGATATTCGAGGAGAATGGATCGGCCTGGAGCGTCTCGCGCGTCTCGACCCTTGCAGAAGCTCTGAGGTTTCTTGATGAGAACAGGGAGCTACCGCCGGATATTGTCATTGCGGACTACAGGCTGCCGGACGGCACAGGTCTCGATCTCACAAAAGGCGCTGGAAGCCCTGAGGATGTCGGTTTTCCTCTCATAATACTGACAGGCGTGGGATCTGAGAAGCTTGCCGTGCAGACCATGAAGTCAGGTGCCATGGATTACGTCGTGAAGAGCTCTGACGATCTCCGCCAGCTACCTTCAACTGCGAGCAGGATCCTGAAGGAGTGGAAGACCCTGATGGAGAGGAGGAGAACCGAGATGGAGATCGCAAAGTGCGTCTCAGATCTTGAGGCCGATAAACTGAACCTCGATGAGTTCATGGACAAGATCTCGCAGGACCTGGAAGAGGCTATAAGCACCATAAAGGAGACTAATGCTAGGATCAAAAACCGGCTCGGCAATAGCATCGATGACGAGACGCTCAACGATCTCTACAGGATCGAGAGCGCTGCTGATAGGGCTGGCATGCTCACCGACAAGCTCTTCGAGTACCTGCTGCCCCTGTACTTCGACAGCTCCCTCGTGAGGCTCTACATGCAGAACCTGGAGGAGCTGAAGAGCAAGAAGGATAGTGGACCGTAG
- a CDS encoding TIGR00266 family protein, translating to MSLRYSILGDDLQVLEVQLAPGESIRSETGAMLFMDDGIEMSASTGGILKGLKRAVAGDGLFITSFTNRSDGVKRLAFSAPFPGKILPLDLNEINGQLLCQRGAFLCGESDVEIKVAFTKRLGAGFFGGEGFILQRLKGRGTVFIHAGGALITRDLGAGESINVDTGCIVAFSRDVDYDIRFVGGVRNAIFGGEGLFLARLTGPGRVYLQSLPLSRLADRILQGRVVSSKSNSD from the coding sequence ATGAGTCTCAGATACAGCATTCTTGGAGATGATCTCCAGGTCCTGGAGGTCCAGCTGGCTCCGGGCGAGAGCATCAGGTCGGAGACGGGCGCCATGCTCTTCATGGACGATGGGATAGAGATGAGCGCATCCACCGGAGGCATACTGAAGGGGTTGAAGAGGGCGGTGGCCGGAGATGGTCTCTTCATAACAAGCTTCACAAACCGCTCTGATGGTGTGAAGAGGCTGGCGTTCTCCGCGCCGTTCCCAGGAAAGATCCTGCCACTGGATCTCAATGAGATCAACGGTCAGCTGCTCTGCCAGAGGGGAGCTTTCCTTTGCGGGGAGAGTGATGTGGAGATAAAGGTGGCGTTCACGAAGCGTCTCGGTGCGGGCTTCTTCGGTGGCGAGGGTTTCATACTTCAGAGGCTGAAGGGCAGGGGGACTGTGTTCATTCATGCCGGAGGCGCTCTGATCACCAGAGATCTCGGGGCTGGAGAGTCGATAAATGTCGATACAGGATGCATCGTCGCCTTCTCGAGGGATGTGGATTACGACATACGTTTCGTGGGAGGGGTGAGAAATGCAATCTTCGGCGGTGAGGGGCTGTTCCTGGCGAGGCTGACAGGTCCGGGGAGGGTCTACCTTCAGAGCCTTCCGCTCTCCAGGCTCGCGGATCGAATACTTCAGGGGAGGGTGGTCAGCTCGAAGAGCAACTCCGACTGA
- a CDS encoding amylo-alpha-1,6-glucosidase codes for MLWNENGEAMINYSDGTSREWIVTNGIGGYASSTSIGANTRAYHGLLIASLSPPVERWLLLSSLDETVNGIELANHQYPGVVHPQGFRYLESFTAEPVPTYLYRVNDVEVAKRIFMVQGENTSVIRYHISGDAHIRIMPLVTSRCFHAVSGRPEIRQEAMERGALLRSRCDLHIVSDRARYVRKEMWYHNFEYEAERLRGLGWREDLLCPGWFEADVKNELDLTITASTGLVEANGSMLEGEMKRRRMITSMLPEEIRSLAIAADSFLVRRGSGMSIIAGYHWFDDWGRDAMISLPGLLLSTGRFDDARAVLRTFSEHVRDGLVPNDLGASSYNTVDASLLFIRAVCEYFRFTSDLDLIRALWPTLMSIIECYTGRTPVGYMDSDCLIASSEGATWMDARVDGRCVTPRAGKCVEVNALWYEALRLLEAISEALNLEWRWHGLSERVRHSFKRFWNPAGYLYDTIDPYDGSIRPNQVIAVAFSHGLLSLDRTRAVLRCATEELLTPYGLRTLSPRDPAYIGRYEGSPRERDRAYHQGTVWPWLIGPYITAYLRANRCSKRSRMHALSLLRPLLEERRYGIGTIAEVYDGDPPHRPGGCISQAWSVAEVIRAFLEARNGIERRC; via the coding sequence ATGCTGTGGAATGAGAACGGTGAGGCCATGATCAACTACAGCGATGGAACATCCAGGGAATGGATCGTGACAAATGGAATAGGAGGATATGCGTCATCCACATCCATCGGGGCGAACACCAGGGCCTATCATGGACTGCTGATAGCGTCTCTGAGCCCTCCGGTGGAAAGGTGGCTCCTCCTGTCCTCTCTTGATGAGACCGTTAACGGTATCGAGCTGGCAAACCATCAGTATCCGGGTGTGGTACACCCGCAGGGGTTCAGGTATCTTGAATCGTTCACCGCAGAGCCGGTGCCCACGTATCTGTACAGGGTGAACGATGTCGAGGTCGCAAAGCGGATCTTCATGGTTCAGGGGGAGAACACGAGTGTTATAAGGTATCACATCTCCGGAGATGCTCACATCAGGATCATGCCGCTTGTCACATCGAGATGCTTCCATGCAGTCTCTGGAAGGCCTGAGATACGCCAGGAGGCCATGGAGAGGGGCGCTCTTCTCAGATCGAGATGCGATCTCCACATCGTCTCTGACCGCGCGAGATACGTGAGAAAGGAGATGTGGTACCACAACTTCGAGTACGAGGCGGAGAGGCTGCGCGGGCTGGGCTGGAGGGAGGATCTCCTCTGCCCGGGATGGTTTGAGGCAGATGTGAAGAACGAGCTCGATCTGACCATCACCGCATCCACGGGGCTGGTTGAGGCAAACGGCTCGATGCTGGAGGGTGAGATGAAGCGGCGCCGCATGATCACATCCATGCTTCCTGAGGAGATCAGATCGCTTGCCATCGCTGCGGACAGCTTTCTGGTTCGGCGCGGCAGCGGCATGAGCATAATCGCGGGCTACCACTGGTTCGACGACTGGGGCAGGGATGCCATGATCTCTCTCCCTGGTCTGCTGCTCTCCACCGGCAGGTTTGATGATGCCAGGGCTGTGCTCAGGACATTCTCAGAGCACGTGCGTGACGGCCTCGTTCCGAACGATCTCGGAGCCAGCTCGTACAACACAGTGGACGCATCGCTCCTCTTCATAAGAGCTGTATGTGAGTACTTCAGGTTCACATCAGATCTCGATCTCATCAGGGCGCTCTGGCCGACGCTGATGAGCATCATCGAATGCTATACAGGCAGAACACCAGTGGGATACATGGACTCCGACTGTCTCATAGCATCCTCAGAGGGCGCGACCTGGATGGACGCGAGAGTCGATGGCCGGTGCGTTACTCCCAGGGCTGGAAAGTGCGTTGAGGTGAACGCGCTCTGGTACGAGGCCCTGAGGTTGCTGGAGGCGATCAGCGAGGCCCTGAACCTGGAGTGGAGATGGCATGGCCTGTCAGAGCGCGTCAGGCATTCATTCAAACGGTTCTGGAACCCTGCAGGGTACCTTTACGATACAATAGACCCATATGATGGATCCATTAGACCGAATCAGGTCATAGCTGTCGCGTTCTCCCATGGGCTTTTATCTCTGGATCGGACGCGTGCTGTTCTGAGATGCGCGACAGAGGAGCTTCTCACCCCCTACGGTCTAAGGACCCTCTCACCAAGAGATCCTGCCTACATCGGTCGCTACGAGGGATCTCCCAGGGAGAGGGATCGTGCATACCACCAGGGCACAGTCTGGCCATGGCTGATCGGGCCGTACATCACCGCGTACCTCAGGGCAAACAGGTGCAGCAAAAGGAGCAGGATGCACGCGCTATCCCTCCTCAGGCCGCTTCTCGAGGAGCGCCGCTACGGCATCGGAACCATCGCAGAGGTGTACGATGGCGATCCACCGCACAGGCCGGGTGGATGCATATCACAGGCATGGTCTGTGGCCGAGGTGATACGCGCGTTCCTCGAGGCGAGAAACGGAATCGAGAGGCGATGCTGA
- a CDS encoding glycoside hydrolase family 57 protein, which yields MTEISICFEVHQPFRLKKDFFWSGSIFRRSGPHYDFYFDDKENRSIFERVSKKCYLPANRIMLDLIKRFSDADRPFKVAYSLSGVFVEQCRRYRPDVLDTFIELVDTGNVELLDQTYYHSLTSLFDREEFREQVRMHRELMWDTFGVRPAVFENTELIYNDEIAAMAEQMGYRGIFAEGVIADPNHVYRPEGCERISLLLRNYQLTDDIGFRFSSRSWEEFPLTADKYAAWLAATPGRCINLFMDYETFGEHHWPETGIFEFLRYLPGEILKWKNLRFSTPSEIVEIVEPSRTVSVRSARSWADLERDTSCWLGNALQWACYTYLQQLQGPSREAGEEMLRIWRLLGLSDHLYYIFTHGGGPGEVHSYFSPYGNPYDAAVTYFSVLSDLHRRLSGILDMADHPFVLSTKDGTKIGTAWSSQGMVSLLSRADADALEHHASLESFATWASQSLGDESLARALRRASKLKGEDLRGALLDAFKRRIKRTTKKS from the coding sequence ATGACAGAGATCTCCATCTGCTTCGAGGTCCATCAGCCGTTCAGGCTCAAGAAGGACTTCTTCTGGTCGGGCAGCATCTTCCGAAGGTCCGGTCCGCATTATGATTTCTACTTTGATGATAAAGAGAACCGCAGCATATTCGAGAGGGTATCAAAGAAGTGCTACCTTCCTGCAAACCGGATCATGCTCGATCTCATAAAACGCTTCTCAGATGCAGACCGTCCGTTCAAGGTCGCATACAGCCTCTCAGGGGTGTTTGTGGAGCAGTGCAGAAGATACAGACCGGATGTCCTGGATACGTTCATCGAGCTGGTGGATACCGGCAACGTGGAGCTGCTCGATCAGACCTACTACCATTCGCTCACAAGTCTATTCGACAGGGAGGAGTTCCGCGAGCAGGTGAGGATGCACAGGGAGCTCATGTGGGATACCTTCGGAGTCAGGCCAGCCGTATTCGAGAACACAGAGCTGATATACAACGATGAGATCGCGGCGATGGCCGAGCAGATGGGCTACAGGGGGATATTTGCAGAGGGCGTCATCGCGGATCCGAACCACGTTTACAGGCCTGAGGGGTGCGAGAGAATCTCACTGCTTCTCAGGAACTACCAGCTAACAGATGACATAGGTTTCAGGTTCTCTTCGAGGAGCTGGGAGGAGTTCCCGCTCACCGCGGACAAGTACGCAGCATGGCTTGCAGCAACCCCTGGAAGGTGCATAAACCTCTTCATGGACTACGAGACCTTCGGAGAGCATCACTGGCCTGAGACCGGGATATTCGAGTTCCTGAGATACCTCCCCGGCGAGATCCTGAAGTGGAAGAACCTGAGATTTTCCACGCCCTCGGAGATCGTTGAGATCGTGGAGCCATCGCGCACGGTGAGCGTCAGGAGCGCGAGATCCTGGGCGGATCTTGAGAGGGACACGAGCTGCTGGCTTGGAAATGCCCTCCAGTGGGCCTGCTACACCTACCTCCAGCAGCTCCAGGGCCCATCGCGGGAGGCTGGGGAGGAGATGCTCAGGATATGGAGGCTTCTCGGCCTGAGCGATCACCTCTACTACATATTCACCCACGGGGGCGGCCCGGGGGAGGTGCACAGCTACTTCAGCCCGTACGGGAATCCGTATGATGCGGCTGTGACCTACTTCAGCGTGCTCTCAGACCTTCACCGTCGCCTGTCAGGGATCCTTGACATGGCTGATCATCCGTTTGTGCTCTCCACAAAGGATGGCACAAAGATCGGCACCGCCTGGAGCAGCCAGGGAATGGTGAGCCTGCTCAGCAGAGCTGATGCTGATGCTCTTGAGCACCACGCATCCCTCGAAAGCTTCGCCACCTGGGCATCCCAGAGCCTGGGAGATGAGAGCCTCGCCAGAGCGCTGAGAAGAGCATCCAAACTGAAGGGTGAGGATCTAAGGGGCGCCCTGCTGGATGCATTCAAGAGGAGGATAAAGAGGACCACAAAAAAATCGTGA